A genome region from Cucurbita pepo subsp. pepo cultivar mu-cu-16 chromosome LG02, ASM280686v2, whole genome shotgun sequence includes the following:
- the LOC111788094 gene encoding LRR receptor-like serine/threonine-protein kinase ERECTA isoform X1: MKRAAAMAFPIQLLILVFLFCVSAGVVDSDDGATLLEMKKSLRDVDNVLYDWTSSPSSDYCIWRGVTCDNASLNAITLNLSGLNLVGEVSPSVGKLKGLQTLDLRGNRLSGQIPDEIGDCSSLINLDLSFNEIYGDIPFSISKLKQLEMLVVKNNRLIGPIPSTLSQIPNLKVLDLAQNNLSGEIPRLIYWNEVLQYMGLRGNNLVGTLSPDICQLTGLWYFDVRNNSLTGSIPQTIGNCTAFQVLDLSYNHLTGEIPFNIGFLQVATLSLQGNQLSGPIPPVIGLMQALAVLDLSCNMLTGTIPSILGNLTYTEKLYLHSNKLTGSIPAELGNMTKLHYLELNDNHLTGSIPAELGKLTDLFDLNVANNNLGGPIPDNLSSCTNLNSLNVHGNKLNGTIPLSFQRLESMTYLNLSSNDLRGPIPVELSRIGNLDTLDISNNKVNGTISSSFGDLEHLLKLNLSGNRLTGSIPAEFGNLRSVMEIDISHNQLSGFIPQELTQLQNLLSLRLENNNLSGDVRSLINCPSLTELNVSNNNLAGYIPTSNNFSRFSFDSFLGNPALCGYWNSNVYPCREAHTTERVTLSKAAILGIALGALVILLMILLTVCRPNNTIPFPDGSLDKPVTYSTPKLVILHMNMALHVYEDIMRMTENLSEKYIIGHGASSTVYKCVLKNCKPVAIKKLYSHQPLSMNAFETELETVGSIKHRNLVGLQGYSLSPSGNLLFYDYMENGSLWDHLHGYCSTKNKKLDWDTRLNIAHGAAQGLSYLHHDCSPRIIHRDVKSSNILLDKDFEAHLTDFGIAKSLCTSKTYTSTYIMGTIGYIDPEYARTSRLTEKSDVYSFGIVLLELLTGRKAVDNESNLHQLILSKTANNAVMETVDPEITVTSKDLGAVKKAFQLALLCTKRQPSDRPTMHEVTRVIGSLLPSAAPLKPIPSVASLPPSAGVPSYKDEYAKLKTPHVLNCPSMSTSDAQLFLKFGEVISQNSE; encoded by the exons ATGAAGAGGGCGGCCGCCATGGCATTTCCTATTCAGCTTCTTATTCTGGTTTTTCTCTTCTGTGTTAGCGCCGGTGTGGTGGATTCCGATGATG GAGCTACGTTgttggagatgaagaaatcacTGAGGGATGTGGATAATGTTTTATATGATTGGACAAGCTCACCTTCTTCAGATTACTGTATATGGAGAGGTGTCACCTGTGACAACGCCAGTCTCAATGCTATCACTCT TAATCTTTCTGGTCTCAATCTGGTCGGAGAAGTTTCTCCTTCGGTCGGGAAGCTCAAGGGCCTGCAAACTTT GGATTTGAGAGGGAATAGGCTTTCTGGTCAAATTCCTGATGAGATTGGTGACTGTTCTTCGTTAATTAATCT GGATTTATCGTTTAATGAGATTTATGGAGACATACCATTTTCCATTTCGAAGTTGAAGCAACTGGAAATGCT AGTTGTGAAAAATAATAGACTGATTGGACCAATCCCTTCAACATTGTCTCAGATTCCAAACTTGAAGGTCTT AGATCTGGCACAGAATAATCTTAGTGGTGAAATACCGAGACTCATTTACTGGAATGAAGTGCTGCAATATat GGGATTGCGTGGCAACAATTTGGTGGGCACACTGTCTCCAGATATCTGTCAGCTCACTGGCTTATGGTACTT TGATGTGAGAAACAACAGTTTAACAGGCAGCATACCTCAAACCATAGGCAACTGCACAGCCTTCCAGGTCTT GGACCTGTCATACAATCATCTCACTGGAGAGATACCATTCAACATTGGTTTCCTTCAAGTAGCCACATT GTCCTTGCAGGGTAACCAGTTGTCAGGTCCCATCCCACCAGTCATTGGTCTGATGCAGGCGCTTGCGGTGCT AGATTTGAGCTGCAACATGTTAACTGGTACAATCCCCTCTATCTTAGGGAATCTGACGTACACTGAGAAACT GTACTTGCATAGTAACAAGCTCACTGGTTCCATTCCAGCAGAGCTCGGGAATATGACAAAGCTCCATTATCT GGAACTGAACGATAATCATCTTACTGGGAGTATTCCAGCCGAGCTAGGGAAACTAACCGATTTGTTCGACCT AAATGTTGCTAATAACAATCTTGGAGGGCCTATCCCTGATAATCTTAGCTCATGCACAAATCTCAACAGCCT AAATGTGCACGGAAATAAGTTGAACGGAACGATTCCGCTGTCTTTCCAGAGGCTAGAGAGTATGACTTACCT GAATCTGTCCTCAAATGATCTACGAGGTCCTATTCCAGTTGAGCTATCTCGAATTGGCAATTTGGATACGTT AGACATTTCAAATAACAAAGTTAATGGCACAATTTCTTCGTCGTTCGGAGATCTCGAACATCTCCTAAAGCT AAATCTAAGCGGGAATCGCTTAACGGGATCTATTCCAGCTGAATTTGGCAATCTAAGAAGTGTAATGGAAAT AGATATTTCACACAATCAGCTCTCTGGGTTCATTCCTCAAGAACTGACACAACTTCAAAATCTGCTCTCCTT GAGACTTGAAAACAACAATCTATCCGGGGACGTGAGGTCGTTGATAAACTGCCCGAGTCTTACCGAACT AAACGTATCTAATAACAATCTAGCTGGTTACATTCCAACAAGCAACAACTTCTCTAGGTTCTCATTTGACAG TTTCCTTGGAAATCCTGCGCTCTGTGGATATTGGAATAGCAACGTCTATCCCTGTCGTGAGGCTCATACGACCGAGAGAG TGACGTTATCTAAAGCCGCTATCCTCGGGATCGCTCTTGGTGCTCTCGTAATTCTTCTAATGATCCTCCTAACCGTGTGCCGACCGAACAACACAATACCTTTTCCAGATGGATCACTTGATAAACCAG TTACTTACTCAACTCCCAAGCTAGTAATCCTTCACATGAACATGGCACTTCACGTGTACGAGGATATTATGAGGATGACTGAAAATTTGAGTGAAAAGTACATAATCGGACATGGAGCTTCAAGCACAGTCTACAAATGTGTACTCAAGAATTGCAAACCTGTGGCTATCAAAAAGCTCTACTCTCACCAGCCCCTAAGCATGAACGCGTTCGAGACTGAGCTCGAAACCGTCGGTAGCATCAAGCACAGAAATCTAGTCGGCCTCCAAGGATACTCCTTGTCCCCCTCTGGGAATCTCCTCTTCTATGACTACATGGAAAATGGCAGCCTTTGGGACCATCTACATG GCTATTGTTCtaccaagaacaaaaaacttGACTGGGACACTCGGCTTAATATTGCACATGGAGCAGCCCAAGGACTATCATACCTACACCATGATTGTAGCCCTCGCATTATCCACAGGGATGTCAAGTCATCAAACATTCTATTAGACAAGGATTTCGAAGCTCATCTCACTGATTTCGGCATCGCCAAGAGTTTGTGCACCTCGAAAACATATACATCCACCTATATCATGGGAACGATCGGATACATCGATCCAGAGTATGCTCGAACGTCCCGACTTACTGAAAAATCTGATGTTTACAGCTTCGGCATTGTTTTACTTGAACTACTCACTGGAAGGAAAGCTGTAGACAATGAATCAAATCTCCACCAATTG atCTTATCAAAAACAGCCAACAACGCGGTAATGGAGACGGTTGATCCTGAAATAACTGTAACTTCCAAGGATCTTGGAGCTGTAAAGAAGGCGTTTCAGCTTGCTCTCCTGTGTACCAAGAGGCAGCCATCCGATAGGCCAACGATGCACGAAGTAACGCGCGTCATCGGCAGTCTTCTGCCCTCGGCAGCACCACTGAAGCCAATACCATCTGTTGCATCACTGCCCCCATCTGCAGGAGTCCCTAGCTACAAGGATGAATATGCAAAGCTAAAAACGCCACACGTGCTGAACTGCCCGTCGATGAGCACCTCAGACGCCCAGCTCTTCCTCAAGTTTGGAGAGGTTATATCACAGAACAGTGAGTAA
- the LOC111788094 gene encoding LRR receptor-like serine/threonine-protein kinase ERECTA isoform X3 → MKRAAAMAFPIQLLILVFLFCVSAGVVDSDDGATLLEMKKSLRDVDNVLYDWTSSPSSDYCIWRGVTCDNASLNAITLNLSGLNLVGEVSPSVGKLKGLQTLDLRGNRLSGQIPDEIGDCSSLINLDLSFNEIYGDIPFSISKLKQLEMLVVKNNRLIGPIPSTLSQIPNLKVLDLAQNNLSGEIPRLIYWNEVLQYMGLRGNNLVGTLSPDICQLTGLWYFDVRNNSLTGSIPQTIGNCTAFQVLDLSYNHLTGEIPFNIGFLQVATLSLQGNQLSGPIPPVIGLMQALAVLDLSCNMLTGTIPSILGNLTYTEKLYLHSNKLTGSIPAELGNMTKLHYLELNDNHLTGSIPAELGKLTDLFDLNVANNNLGGPIPDNLSSCTNLNSLNVHGNKLNGTIPLSFQRLESMTYLNLSSNDLRGPIPVELSRIGNLDTLDISNNKVNGTISSSFGDLEHLLKLNLSGNRLTGSIPAEFGNLRSVMEIDISHNQLSGFIPQELTQLQNLLSLRLENNNLSGDVRSLINCPSLTELNVSNNNLAGYIPTSNNFSRFSFDSFLGNPALCGYWNSNVYPCREAHTTERGYCSTKNKKLDWDTRLNIAHGAAQGLSYLHHDCSPRIIHRDVKSSNILLDKDFEAHLTDFGIAKSLCTSKTYTSTYIMGTIGYIDPEYARTSRLTEKSDVYSFGIVLLELLTGRKAVDNESNLHQLILSKTANNAVMETVDPEITVTSKDLGAVKKAFQLALLCTKRQPSDRPTMHEVTRVIGSLLPSAAPLKPIPSVASLPPSAGVPSYKDEYAKLKTPHVLNCPSMSTSDAQLFLKFGEVISQNSE, encoded by the exons ATGAAGAGGGCGGCCGCCATGGCATTTCCTATTCAGCTTCTTATTCTGGTTTTTCTCTTCTGTGTTAGCGCCGGTGTGGTGGATTCCGATGATG GAGCTACGTTgttggagatgaagaaatcacTGAGGGATGTGGATAATGTTTTATATGATTGGACAAGCTCACCTTCTTCAGATTACTGTATATGGAGAGGTGTCACCTGTGACAACGCCAGTCTCAATGCTATCACTCT TAATCTTTCTGGTCTCAATCTGGTCGGAGAAGTTTCTCCTTCGGTCGGGAAGCTCAAGGGCCTGCAAACTTT GGATTTGAGAGGGAATAGGCTTTCTGGTCAAATTCCTGATGAGATTGGTGACTGTTCTTCGTTAATTAATCT GGATTTATCGTTTAATGAGATTTATGGAGACATACCATTTTCCATTTCGAAGTTGAAGCAACTGGAAATGCT AGTTGTGAAAAATAATAGACTGATTGGACCAATCCCTTCAACATTGTCTCAGATTCCAAACTTGAAGGTCTT AGATCTGGCACAGAATAATCTTAGTGGTGAAATACCGAGACTCATTTACTGGAATGAAGTGCTGCAATATat GGGATTGCGTGGCAACAATTTGGTGGGCACACTGTCTCCAGATATCTGTCAGCTCACTGGCTTATGGTACTT TGATGTGAGAAACAACAGTTTAACAGGCAGCATACCTCAAACCATAGGCAACTGCACAGCCTTCCAGGTCTT GGACCTGTCATACAATCATCTCACTGGAGAGATACCATTCAACATTGGTTTCCTTCAAGTAGCCACATT GTCCTTGCAGGGTAACCAGTTGTCAGGTCCCATCCCACCAGTCATTGGTCTGATGCAGGCGCTTGCGGTGCT AGATTTGAGCTGCAACATGTTAACTGGTACAATCCCCTCTATCTTAGGGAATCTGACGTACACTGAGAAACT GTACTTGCATAGTAACAAGCTCACTGGTTCCATTCCAGCAGAGCTCGGGAATATGACAAAGCTCCATTATCT GGAACTGAACGATAATCATCTTACTGGGAGTATTCCAGCCGAGCTAGGGAAACTAACCGATTTGTTCGACCT AAATGTTGCTAATAACAATCTTGGAGGGCCTATCCCTGATAATCTTAGCTCATGCACAAATCTCAACAGCCT AAATGTGCACGGAAATAAGTTGAACGGAACGATTCCGCTGTCTTTCCAGAGGCTAGAGAGTATGACTTACCT GAATCTGTCCTCAAATGATCTACGAGGTCCTATTCCAGTTGAGCTATCTCGAATTGGCAATTTGGATACGTT AGACATTTCAAATAACAAAGTTAATGGCACAATTTCTTCGTCGTTCGGAGATCTCGAACATCTCCTAAAGCT AAATCTAAGCGGGAATCGCTTAACGGGATCTATTCCAGCTGAATTTGGCAATCTAAGAAGTGTAATGGAAAT AGATATTTCACACAATCAGCTCTCTGGGTTCATTCCTCAAGAACTGACACAACTTCAAAATCTGCTCTCCTT GAGACTTGAAAACAACAATCTATCCGGGGACGTGAGGTCGTTGATAAACTGCCCGAGTCTTACCGAACT AAACGTATCTAATAACAATCTAGCTGGTTACATTCCAACAAGCAACAACTTCTCTAGGTTCTCATTTGACAG TTTCCTTGGAAATCCTGCGCTCTGTGGATATTGGAATAGCAACGTCTATCCCTGTCGTGAGGCTCATACGACCGAGAGAG GCTATTGTTCtaccaagaacaaaaaacttGACTGGGACACTCGGCTTAATATTGCACATGGAGCAGCCCAAGGACTATCATACCTACACCATGATTGTAGCCCTCGCATTATCCACAGGGATGTCAAGTCATCAAACATTCTATTAGACAAGGATTTCGAAGCTCATCTCACTGATTTCGGCATCGCCAAGAGTTTGTGCACCTCGAAAACATATACATCCACCTATATCATGGGAACGATCGGATACATCGATCCAGAGTATGCTCGAACGTCCCGACTTACTGAAAAATCTGATGTTTACAGCTTCGGCATTGTTTTACTTGAACTACTCACTGGAAGGAAAGCTGTAGACAATGAATCAAATCTCCACCAATTG atCTTATCAAAAACAGCCAACAACGCGGTAATGGAGACGGTTGATCCTGAAATAACTGTAACTTCCAAGGATCTTGGAGCTGTAAAGAAGGCGTTTCAGCTTGCTCTCCTGTGTACCAAGAGGCAGCCATCCGATAGGCCAACGATGCACGAAGTAACGCGCGTCATCGGCAGTCTTCTGCCCTCGGCAGCACCACTGAAGCCAATACCATCTGTTGCATCACTGCCCCCATCTGCAGGAGTCCCTAGCTACAAGGATGAATATGCAAAGCTAAAAACGCCACACGTGCTGAACTGCCCGTCGATGAGCACCTCAGACGCCCAGCTCTTCCTCAAGTTTGGAGAGGTTATATCACAGAACAGTGAGTAA
- the LOC111788094 gene encoding LRR receptor-like serine/threonine-protein kinase ERECTA isoform X2, with translation MKRAAAMAFPIQLLILVFLFCVSAGVVDSDDGATLLEMKKSLRDVDNVLYDWTSSPSSDYCIWRGVTCDNASLNAITLNLSGLNLVGEVSPSVGKLKGLQTLDLRGNRLSGQIPDEIGDCSSLINLVVKNNRLIGPIPSTLSQIPNLKVLDLAQNNLSGEIPRLIYWNEVLQYMGLRGNNLVGTLSPDICQLTGLWYFDVRNNSLTGSIPQTIGNCTAFQVLDLSYNHLTGEIPFNIGFLQVATLSLQGNQLSGPIPPVIGLMQALAVLDLSCNMLTGTIPSILGNLTYTEKLYLHSNKLTGSIPAELGNMTKLHYLELNDNHLTGSIPAELGKLTDLFDLNVANNNLGGPIPDNLSSCTNLNSLNVHGNKLNGTIPLSFQRLESMTYLNLSSNDLRGPIPVELSRIGNLDTLDISNNKVNGTISSSFGDLEHLLKLNLSGNRLTGSIPAEFGNLRSVMEIDISHNQLSGFIPQELTQLQNLLSLRLENNNLSGDVRSLINCPSLTELNVSNNNLAGYIPTSNNFSRFSFDSFLGNPALCGYWNSNVYPCREAHTTERVTLSKAAILGIALGALVILLMILLTVCRPNNTIPFPDGSLDKPVTYSTPKLVILHMNMALHVYEDIMRMTENLSEKYIIGHGASSTVYKCVLKNCKPVAIKKLYSHQPLSMNAFETELETVGSIKHRNLVGLQGYSLSPSGNLLFYDYMENGSLWDHLHGYCSTKNKKLDWDTRLNIAHGAAQGLSYLHHDCSPRIIHRDVKSSNILLDKDFEAHLTDFGIAKSLCTSKTYTSTYIMGTIGYIDPEYARTSRLTEKSDVYSFGIVLLELLTGRKAVDNESNLHQLILSKTANNAVMETVDPEITVTSKDLGAVKKAFQLALLCTKRQPSDRPTMHEVTRVIGSLLPSAAPLKPIPSVASLPPSAGVPSYKDEYAKLKTPHVLNCPSMSTSDAQLFLKFGEVISQNSE, from the exons ATGAAGAGGGCGGCCGCCATGGCATTTCCTATTCAGCTTCTTATTCTGGTTTTTCTCTTCTGTGTTAGCGCCGGTGTGGTGGATTCCGATGATG GAGCTACGTTgttggagatgaagaaatcacTGAGGGATGTGGATAATGTTTTATATGATTGGACAAGCTCACCTTCTTCAGATTACTGTATATGGAGAGGTGTCACCTGTGACAACGCCAGTCTCAATGCTATCACTCT TAATCTTTCTGGTCTCAATCTGGTCGGAGAAGTTTCTCCTTCGGTCGGGAAGCTCAAGGGCCTGCAAACTTT GGATTTGAGAGGGAATAGGCTTTCTGGTCAAATTCCTGATGAGATTGGTGACTGTTCTTCGTTAATTAATCT AGTTGTGAAAAATAATAGACTGATTGGACCAATCCCTTCAACATTGTCTCAGATTCCAAACTTGAAGGTCTT AGATCTGGCACAGAATAATCTTAGTGGTGAAATACCGAGACTCATTTACTGGAATGAAGTGCTGCAATATat GGGATTGCGTGGCAACAATTTGGTGGGCACACTGTCTCCAGATATCTGTCAGCTCACTGGCTTATGGTACTT TGATGTGAGAAACAACAGTTTAACAGGCAGCATACCTCAAACCATAGGCAACTGCACAGCCTTCCAGGTCTT GGACCTGTCATACAATCATCTCACTGGAGAGATACCATTCAACATTGGTTTCCTTCAAGTAGCCACATT GTCCTTGCAGGGTAACCAGTTGTCAGGTCCCATCCCACCAGTCATTGGTCTGATGCAGGCGCTTGCGGTGCT AGATTTGAGCTGCAACATGTTAACTGGTACAATCCCCTCTATCTTAGGGAATCTGACGTACACTGAGAAACT GTACTTGCATAGTAACAAGCTCACTGGTTCCATTCCAGCAGAGCTCGGGAATATGACAAAGCTCCATTATCT GGAACTGAACGATAATCATCTTACTGGGAGTATTCCAGCCGAGCTAGGGAAACTAACCGATTTGTTCGACCT AAATGTTGCTAATAACAATCTTGGAGGGCCTATCCCTGATAATCTTAGCTCATGCACAAATCTCAACAGCCT AAATGTGCACGGAAATAAGTTGAACGGAACGATTCCGCTGTCTTTCCAGAGGCTAGAGAGTATGACTTACCT GAATCTGTCCTCAAATGATCTACGAGGTCCTATTCCAGTTGAGCTATCTCGAATTGGCAATTTGGATACGTT AGACATTTCAAATAACAAAGTTAATGGCACAATTTCTTCGTCGTTCGGAGATCTCGAACATCTCCTAAAGCT AAATCTAAGCGGGAATCGCTTAACGGGATCTATTCCAGCTGAATTTGGCAATCTAAGAAGTGTAATGGAAAT AGATATTTCACACAATCAGCTCTCTGGGTTCATTCCTCAAGAACTGACACAACTTCAAAATCTGCTCTCCTT GAGACTTGAAAACAACAATCTATCCGGGGACGTGAGGTCGTTGATAAACTGCCCGAGTCTTACCGAACT AAACGTATCTAATAACAATCTAGCTGGTTACATTCCAACAAGCAACAACTTCTCTAGGTTCTCATTTGACAG TTTCCTTGGAAATCCTGCGCTCTGTGGATATTGGAATAGCAACGTCTATCCCTGTCGTGAGGCTCATACGACCGAGAGAG TGACGTTATCTAAAGCCGCTATCCTCGGGATCGCTCTTGGTGCTCTCGTAATTCTTCTAATGATCCTCCTAACCGTGTGCCGACCGAACAACACAATACCTTTTCCAGATGGATCACTTGATAAACCAG TTACTTACTCAACTCCCAAGCTAGTAATCCTTCACATGAACATGGCACTTCACGTGTACGAGGATATTATGAGGATGACTGAAAATTTGAGTGAAAAGTACATAATCGGACATGGAGCTTCAAGCACAGTCTACAAATGTGTACTCAAGAATTGCAAACCTGTGGCTATCAAAAAGCTCTACTCTCACCAGCCCCTAAGCATGAACGCGTTCGAGACTGAGCTCGAAACCGTCGGTAGCATCAAGCACAGAAATCTAGTCGGCCTCCAAGGATACTCCTTGTCCCCCTCTGGGAATCTCCTCTTCTATGACTACATGGAAAATGGCAGCCTTTGGGACCATCTACATG GCTATTGTTCtaccaagaacaaaaaacttGACTGGGACACTCGGCTTAATATTGCACATGGAGCAGCCCAAGGACTATCATACCTACACCATGATTGTAGCCCTCGCATTATCCACAGGGATGTCAAGTCATCAAACATTCTATTAGACAAGGATTTCGAAGCTCATCTCACTGATTTCGGCATCGCCAAGAGTTTGTGCACCTCGAAAACATATACATCCACCTATATCATGGGAACGATCGGATACATCGATCCAGAGTATGCTCGAACGTCCCGACTTACTGAAAAATCTGATGTTTACAGCTTCGGCATTGTTTTACTTGAACTACTCACTGGAAGGAAAGCTGTAGACAATGAATCAAATCTCCACCAATTG atCTTATCAAAAACAGCCAACAACGCGGTAATGGAGACGGTTGATCCTGAAATAACTGTAACTTCCAAGGATCTTGGAGCTGTAAAGAAGGCGTTTCAGCTTGCTCTCCTGTGTACCAAGAGGCAGCCATCCGATAGGCCAACGATGCACGAAGTAACGCGCGTCATCGGCAGTCTTCTGCCCTCGGCAGCACCACTGAAGCCAATACCATCTGTTGCATCACTGCCCCCATCTGCAGGAGTCCCTAGCTACAAGGATGAATATGCAAAGCTAAAAACGCCACACGTGCTGAACTGCCCGTCGATGAGCACCTCAGACGCCCAGCTCTTCCTCAAGTTTGGAGAGGTTATATCACAGAACAGTGAGTAA
- the LOC111788264 gene encoding uncharacterized protein LOC111788264, which yields MSIALDRVQRVEDKGSGFSPEDLGYGSVFERLDTGDMDHGVEGFEKEAEESNTCSSASSSSSSIGRNSDQSARSSDGEESGESDEVQSSYKGPLDMMDSLEEVLPVRKGISKFYNGKSKSYTSLADASVSSMKEIAKPENAYSKKRRNLMAYNLVWDKNRSFPLKNNGGGISKRPISSSRSSLALAVAMSSSESNCSEDSNSSSYSGSPPPRPPLHPQSRASNCNLASMVPPQRNFSTWRSYSLADLQECGTSANKANLTNLN from the exons ATGTCGATTGCTTTGGATAGGGTTCAGCGGGTTGAGGATAAAGGCTCTGGATTCTCGCCGGAGGATTTGGGTTATGGATCGGTGTTTGAGAGGTTGGATACTGGGGATATGGATCACGGTGTTGAAGGCTTTGAAAAGGAGGCTGAGGAGTCCAATACTTGCAGCTCGGCTTCcagttcttcttcttcgatcGGGAGGAACAGTGATCAGTCCGCTAGATCGTCGGACGGTGAGGAGAGTGGCGAGAGCGATGAGGTTCAGAGCTCGTATAAAGGGCCGCTGGATATGATGGACTCCTTGGAGGAGGTTTTACCTGTCAG AAAAGGCATCTCAAAGTTCTACAATGGAAAATCAAAGTCTTACACAAGTCTGGCTGATGCCTCTGTTTCCTCCATGAAGGAGATTGCAAAGCCGGAGAATGCCTATTCCAAGAAACGAAGGAATCTCATGGCTTACAATCTTGTGTGGGACAAGAATCGGAGTTTCCCCCTCAAGAATAACGGTGGTGGGATATCAAAAAGACCCATCAGCTCAAGCAGAAGCTCCCTGGCTTTGGCTGTTGCTATGAGCAGTTCCGAAAGTAACTGCAGTGAGGATTCAAACTCCAGCTCATATTCAGGCTCTCCACCGCCTCGCCCACCTCTGCACCCACAATCTAGAGCATCTAACTGCAATCTGGCTTCCATGGTGCCACCTCAACGAAATTTCTCCACTTGGCGTTCATATTCCTTGGCTGATTTACAAGAGTGCGGCACCTCGGCTAATAAGGCCAATCTAACAAATCTCAACTGA
- the LOC111788186 gene encoding fatty-acid-binding protein 2 has product MGNNWVFFIDLDGGSPYILPVEPFSSHRFGDHLFSHISFFMDNSLYQSRNLYLAGSLALQEAFNCFSKIAGALFLWCSSTSSANMTREIAGDLHGSNSRSVKNLTEVRSIRSGRIGSRGFHFSFNLGMKHSKPFFLGKIGGFATRLLGKEAGRQQLHPLLSVAAALVPPLNNLASRSSDVIAVPLENNELHVHGCMEQKPCEVAYGAPAGLTFPDVNWTRHAIEPQTGIEFPVVLDNILSGENNSSLSSEVLVGTGSRIVKIVKIKSLKVYAFGFYVHPNSVCEKLGPKYASSSADELNERRDFYEDLLREDINMTVRLVVNCNGMKINTVRDAFEKSLRARLLKANPETDYDCVRTFGSLFTKDIPLPLGTTIDFRQTADGQLITEMGGTLIGAVRSKELCRAFFDVYLGDFPVSEETKKEIGRNVASLIGRC; this is encoded by the exons ATGGGGAACAATTGGGTGTTTTTCATTGATCTTGATGGAGGCTCACCTTATATCTTACCAGTCGAGCCCTTTTCATCTCATAGATTTGGAGACCATCTATTTTCACATATTAGTTTCTTTATGGACAATTCTCTGTATCAATCTAGAAATTTGTATCTGGCTGGAAGTTTAGCACTTCAAGAAGCCTTTAATTGCTTTTCAAAGATCGCTGGTGCCCTATTCCTATGGTGCTCAAGTACGTCAAGTGCAAACATGACTAGGGAAATAGCAGGTGATCTACATGGTTCAAATTCTAGAAGCGTTAAAAACTTGACAGAAGTTAGGAGCATCCGTTCTGGTAGAATTGGGTCTAGAGGATTTCACTTTAGCTTTAATttgggaatgaaacattccaaGCCATTTTTTCTTGGCAAGATTGGCGGTTTTGCAACGAGACTTTTGGGTAAAGAAGCTGGAAGACAGCAGTTGCATCCTTTGCTCTCAGTAGCGGCTGCTTTAGTTCCTCCTCTTAACAACTT GGCCAGCAGATCATCAGATGTTATAGCTGTTCCATTGGAGAACAATGAATTGCATGTGCATGGATGCATGGAGCAGAAACCTTGTGAAGTTGCGTATGGAGCACCTGCTGGTTTAACGTTTCCTGACGTGAATTGGACACGGCATGCAATTGAGCCCCAAACTGGCATTGAGTTTCCCGTGGTACTAGATAACATTCTGTCCGGAGAAAATAATTCCAGCTTGAGTTCAGAG GTTCTTGTTGGAACTGGATCCCGGATTGTAAAAATAGTCAAAATTAAATCCCTGAAGGTCTATGCTTTTGGCTTTT ATGTTCATCCAAACTCTGTCTGCGAGAAGCTTGGTCCAAAATATGCTTCTAGTTCAGCAGATGAATTAAATGAGCGTCGTGATTTTTATGAGGACCTTCTGAG GGAGGATATTAATATGACCGTCAGGCTTGTGGTTAATTGCAATGGGATGAAAATCAATACTGTAAGAGA TGCTTTTGAGAAATCACTTAGAGCACGATTGTTGAAG GCAAATCCAGAAACTGATTACGATTGTGTGAGGACATTTGGTTCTCTCTTCACCAAAGACATTCCATTACCTTTG GGAACAACGATCGATTTTCGACAGACAGCTGATGGACAATTAATCACTGAAA TGGGAGGCACTCTGATTGGAGCAGTTCGTAGCAAGGAATTGTGTA GGGCGTTCTTTGATGTTTACCTTGGCGACTTTCCAGTGTCGGAGGAAACGAAAAAAGAGATCGGTAGAAATGTGGCAAGTCTTATTGGTAGATGCTGA